Sequence from the Phragmites australis chromosome 6, lpPhrAust1.1, whole genome shotgun sequence genome:
aataaaaaaatcaaaacagcTTCAGAGTATTACCAAGACCCGATAAGAGACAGTACACTGTACATCAATGGGACATTTCTGGTGAGAACCACTCTTAAAATAGGATAGTGTGAACTCCAATCTCATCCATCAGATTTGACTTTGTTATAGAGCAAAGCATATTGCCATTTGCGTGCACAACTAAAAGTGGAAAGGGCGTGAGTATAATGGAATAACTCAGCAGCCTTCTCAAAGATGTCATTGGCTCGCTGTGAGCAGCCTGCCCACCAGCGTTCGAATCTCAGGTTCAACTCGCGCTGGTGCTCACTGGGATTTAGTTCCCAATTAATTTCAGGTCGTGCTCGTGCTGGGGACTACAGTCCGAGACATCTCTTTAAGGCAGCGCATGAGTTTGAGTATAGGTGTAGGTATTAGCTTGCacatagggggggggggggtgggtgaGTGTGCGCGCGTGTGGTGAGTCTGTGCGTGAGTTCAGATTCTACAACTTGTACCTCAGGATAGGCCGTCTAAAAATAAAAGATGTCATTGGCTTTTCATGGTGTATCTGAGCCATCAAGATCAAATCCAATGGTCAACATTTCTAGTTCTAGTTTTCTGCTTCTAGGGATGATTTTTATTTCATGTGTTCCCATACAGACCAGTAAGCTATGAATAACACAATAAAAAAAACGCATACCTCAAGAATGAACCATTGAGGCCACCAATAGAATTCAGGACACTGCTGCTGGGAGCTCTTCTCCAGGTATAGCTTCTGTTTACTCCTAGTGATACCTGAAAATAAAGCAAActcaaaaatcaagaaaaagaaaatactgTGCATTAGTAGGGTTGTCAAGCACATACCTTGAATGTCTCAAGCTCTTTCTCAGGTTGGTTGTATTGGGAAAAACTGGTGCCCCCAGTTCTTTTTCCAACACCTGAGGAAACTAGAGGCATTGAATTTTCAATACCGACAACAAGGAGTATCGAATAAAAGCGAACTTTTCACTGCACACATAAAGTCCTGCAGGAATCAAAACAACTACTTCTGCAAACAAGGGCACATCAAAACTAAGTAGATGATGAATCAGGCATTAAATAATACAATAGGAAGTGCAAGGATCAACTCAGTAAGCCGAAAAATGCTTGGTGAGGATACAAACAGTCAAACAATAGTGAAGATGGTGACATAACAGGAGATGAAATGCCACATCAGGTTATACCTTTGTTGCTACATTTCATCTTGTACAAGCAAAATCAATCAATGGTCTTTCTATATCACATATCTACAGCTCCTAAATTAAATGTACTAGATACAGACATACAGTAGTACAGTACATTATAAATAAATCTATTATTTCTAGAAACCATGCTGATTGCAAAAGAGCATAGATGTATGCCTAGAGGATACAGAATAACCAATATATGTGTGCCCACGACATAAACCATATGCATCATTGCCTAAATAAGGTGCTGTACAAGTTTACATTGATGGCATTAACAGGTCTGAACAGTAACCGCAACATAACTACAACACTAGACACAGCAGTGGGCAATTTGAGTAGTAAATAGTTATAGCATAGTAAGTTGCCTGAGACAGCATATCCATCTCCAGCTCAGTTTAATGGATGAAATTCACATGACTATCCACCTCTTGAGAAAAGTGTATGAGTGTATCatcaaaaggagaaaagaaaagaaagaaaggtcAGAAAGATAGCACGTACCATTTTCCTTCACGAGAAAGGAGCCAGAACCACTAGAGAAGTGCCGAACAAGAGTAGAACGCTCACAATCTATAGCATTGTGCAAACTCCGCAGCTGTAGAACCAAAGGAAGACAGCAGCGTTAAGAGGAATAGCTGCGCGCTTATAACTCATTTTAGCAAACAGCAATTAGGTTTATGGAATCTTCCCAGAGTTGTGCTGTACTATTCAATGTCAAAGGAGGTGTAATCGATCTAGCCGGAACAAAAGCAGAAAAGGGCATGTCAAATTTCATCTGTATCGCACAATcctaacacacacacacacacacacacaaatgaCAAGAAACCAAAATTTGAAAGGTACAGGTGTTAAGGTTGTGATTCATACAAAAGGCTGCTATAGGTTTGGCTGTCAGTTTATCACACCTACAACAGTCGATGTCATGAAAATTACAACACCTCCGCTTCTTGAATACAAAACCAATCCTCCAATAAACTTCGGgttgataaaagaaaagaaatctcCAACTGATGAgccgcacacacacacacatacacattcGCCTTGTCATGGCACAATACCCTAGGAATATTCACCCAACCGATCCCATAAGATCGTGGGAATGGAATTATACAAACTGCCGCACCGAGCAGCATATTGTACCATGCACTCACACAGACACCCACATCCACGAGTGGTTCGCGGCCTAATTCTAGCACCAAATTAtcggggaaaaaaaaatccgtaAATTACTCTGTCCCCCCTTGCCCAATTCAGCAACTCCAGCAATTACAGAACGCAGGGTCGACGCATCAGCGTGATTAGCCGACAGAAAAGGCGGATCGGCCAGATCGGAAGGATGTGTGAAACGGATTTCCAATGtatttggagagagagagagagagagagagagagagagagagagggtgggaggGTTTGACCTTGCGGGAGTGGCGTAGCAGTTGAGCGGCGGACATGGCGATCGGAGGCGGGAGGGAAGGGAATGGTCTAGGGTTTGGGCTtctggagagggaggaggcggaAGAGATGGAGATTGGTGTGCAATGCGCTGCGCGGAATGTGGCTGTGTCTGTTTAGTTTAGGCTTGGGCTTTGTTTGACCTCCCCAACCACCACCCCACACCCTTAGCCCCTCAACACCTTATCGGCTGATGAAGTATCAGCTTTGGTTCTCTCGATCCACTTTGGCGGCGGTGATCGGAGAAGAAGAACTGGAGTGTCAGTGAAGAGGATCTGTGAAGGCGTCGATGTATTGTTCCTTTTCATCAGGTTCTTGTTTGTAATTTTTGTGTTCTGTGCTTGAATCAATGGAATCCACCCCTtctcaaacaaaaaaaacaaaacaaaaaaacccCTTGAGCCCCTCAAGCTAAGCTGCAGCCTGCAATGATGGTGATCTTATCATTCTCAAAGGAAAATGAATCTGCAATGCTCTTTCCCTTTCTTTTGAATTCCTCGCATCTTTGTTCTAGAGCATGCACAATACATACATGTAGCAACTCACTCTGGCCTGGATTCAACGCCATGCTCATCGTGCAACGGATCAACGCAACAGACGGCCTCACAGATACACAATTGTAGCAACCACATCACGCAATGCAACATCGACATATTCAGGCCCATCATCACAACACAAGGCAGCACTGAGCACTTCCATGCTTTTTTTTCAGATGTAAAGAATCGATTCATCTCCAAAGAATAACAACAGTAATAAATAATATAAGGTTTGGAACGGTACAGTATGACAACAACACTCTACGTAAACAACGCTTTCTTACACTAGAACATATCTCGCTCATCTATCCTTCTCCAAAAACttcaaagaaaaacaaaatggaATGGTGGTGTCAATTTTCTTGCGTTTCAATAAATTGGCTAAGGGCAGATTATCTGTACAGTGGCATCCACATGCTGCTTCTCACATGTAAACAAGGGACACCCAAAACTCCTCTTTcccttgtctctctctttcCTTCTAAACCATAAACTAACATATAgctacaaaaatattcaaaaaccAGCACTGTTGTACAACTCCAATGCACCTCGGTTTAGTGCGGATCGCAGGATCTCATGCAACATCGCATAGGTCCATTCCACTCACGCCATCCCCTTGATTTACTGTAAGGAAACTCCTTTCTCTTTCGCCCGCTTGGGTTTTTCTCGAATGGTCATGTGGATGAAAATCATGACTCGCACTCGTCATGCTTCTCTGAGCAGTCAATTCTCAGAGCTCGACCTCATGGAGATCCTCTGTCAATCCGTTGAACTGCACAGATGAGTTGCTGTTGGAACGACTATGAGAGGGTTTGCCAGGCATGAGTGGCGAAGGCGTGGTCTGTCCATCGGGTGATCTAGCGCCCGCAAAAGCACTGAACTGCTCAGAGTATGTTCCACTCCATGACGCAGCTCGTGATCTTGAGAATGAGCTGCTGTCGCTTCCTGATGACACCCCCGAACCCTGGTAAGGAGTGGAGATGTTGTCCATACTCGATTGCCGATGAATTGTTGATGGCATTGCTGCTAAAAATTGCGTCGATGGTGGGGGTGAAGAAAATGACGTTTCTGCTGGCGGTGAGGCTGAACGCTCATCCTGATGGACGGTTTCGCTCTGTATCTCTGCTGCTTGGTGAGGTATCTGAtctgcagcagctgctgctgcagtgGGCACGAAGAACTTGGCACCAGCTGGTGGTGTCACAGATGGAGCAGCTGGTTTGTTATACAATGGCACTGCTCCGGACGCACCAGCCTTATTGAACGTGTCCACGTACCTAAATGAAAAACAGAAAAGCCATCAGGTCTCCAGTCAATACTTTGGATAGCAATACAGAAAACAAAACTGGAAGTAAATGACAATACTACTCCTATTCAATTACCTGGACCGGACACCCATCCGTCCACGAGCAGAAAACTGGTTCTGGCTACGTGGGATTGGTGGCATCCCCAAACCTTGCTCTGAAGAATTTGATTTCCATTCCACGACCCCATTGGGAGCATGGCTTCCACTCATGGGACCATTCAGCTTATGGTCCGGCATACCATTCTGGAAAGATGATTTTgttggaggtggagggagagggGGTTCCTCGGCAGGAATCGCAGCACCTTCTTCCACCCACCGCTTCAGCTTTTCATCATAGTAAAACTTGTTCTGGTCCCCTAATTTTGCCTTCAGAACAGAAATAAGATCTTAAGGTTAGCATTGCATGTAGAAGAGAAAAGCTGAATAAGAGGTGGAGATACTCCAGCTTCATAACTCAGTAGTCAGCAAATACCTGGCGGTGTGATTTTGACACCAATCCCATTGTCTTCTGCAGCGTGGAGCCTAACCAACCAAATCGGGAACTACCTGATCCTGACACACCCTgtagatttttttcaaaatgaagtgaagagaTAAAAATGAAAAGATCTATCCAACTCAACATTCACTAATCAGGAAGAAAGCCCTTTTTAAGTTTTGCTTCCTGAAACCAAGACGCAAGTACCTGTTTCGGGGTTCTGCCAAAGTCCGGCTCAGAAACACTTCTGTTGTGTGCAATTTTCCTGCCAGTGCCACCACTATTCTCTGCTATCTCACTCATAGACTGCATTGAAGCGGACGGCATTAACGATGACATGGCCATTACCGATTGGCTATTTACAAATTTTGAAGCTGCAGGTGCAGAGTAGGTCTCTCTATCACTAACGGAGCCCTGTGGCAAAGGTGGAAGTGGTGCAGATGGTGTACCCATCATGCGGGATATAGATTTATCAAGTGAGGTGAAAATCTTTCCAACTAGTTTTGTTGGGGCAAGATTTGTACCATACCCACCctacagaaaaaaagaaaagaaaaaaaaagagtgggTTAATGATAAATAAACCAAGGAAGAGAGAGAACGAGAATATCAGATACAATGCAAAACAAGATTTGCAGTATAATAGAATAGAGTCATCAGAAACTACTACGAAATGGTATGGTCGTACCTGCTGATGAGTGCGTATCCTCTCTTCCAGGGAGGAAAATAATTGTTTCCATGCCTCCAATTCAGGGGCACGGCCAGAGGCTTTCAGCACCTTCATAGACGCTTGGCAATACCTGGAAAGTTTAATATTCAACTGAGTCATAACGTACAAGTATAGAGCCTAGGGGAAGCACTGAGTTATTCACTTGTTATGGAAGCCAACAACCTACCTCAAAGAATCAGAAACCCTTCCCACTTCAGCaagcatatatgcatatatcaaCTTATATGGCTGAAAGGGTAGCAGGATATACTGAGAATTACCAAGCACCTTTGCATATTCATAAACTTCTGTCCTCTGTTGTTTGTATTTTAAAGATATTAGTCCAGACAGTGAATGGCAATGGAGAATAAACCAAGAAATGAATGTGCACAATCCTGCCTATGTATCCATGTAATAATTGTTTAAAACATGTCATGTCTAGGACACCCTTCATCAAACAAGTAAAGGAAAGCATTGCACaccatattaaaaaaaattgcaggtAACACAGCCAGTTACGGACCTGAATGGCTTCAGGGCTGACAAATGTTCGAGGACATTTCAAGTGGTCTGCACCGATGAGGCATAGCCTTGCACTTTCAGAGTACGGATCAATATTTAGTTCAGCAACTAAATAGCATGAATGAGCAGCTGCAGCCTGTACCAGATAGTGTGTAAGATACTTGATCACACAcaccacccaaaaaaaaaactgaatctACAAATGCATATCAGACAAACCTCATTTTTCTCTTTCCAAAGGCAATCACCAAGATGGGTTATTACTAGATCATCACCTTTTGTCCTGTTTGCAGTTATAATAGCCAAATTCTCCTCCCAATCATCCAACATGCCATTAGGACCAGGCTGTGTCAAAAAAACAACAAATTATGAACCCAGCCACAAAGTATATAGAAAACCAGTAAATATTATCAATAAGCAACAACCAAAAGTCATGATACTGCACTGAACAAGACATATAAGTGTATCGTTACATCGCACATGAGTAGCGATGACAACAGAAAAGTTAAGGGCAAATTTTCTATACCTTTGAACTACATGACCGGTACTTAATAGTCAAAATAATAATACTTCTAAGAACTGAAGAAATCATTAACTTTGCAAGTACCTCCATAGGTTGATGGGATGCTCCTAGTGTACCATAGtcgcttttgaagttgttcTCTACATTAAAGACATCTGCGGGTTGTCCAGCAATGAGAAGACACAATGTTCGCAGTGGTGACCAAGATACAAAATGGGAGTGAGCCATTTTCTTCACTGTATCCACATAAAACTGTACCACAagtccagaaaaaaaaaacaatgaaaCTAACTTGGAAATGAAAACTCGACAGGAAAATCAAGCAACCTACTAGATTACAAACAAAAAGGGACGTTATATTAAGTCAAACAGACCTTGTCACCAAGTTGTAAAGCCAGTATGATTGCAGGTCCCCAAAGTTGACCTCCCTGGGCACACTGAAGGGCCTCTTTCCTTCTCCCACAAACTAGAAGATTTTGGACCTCTTGTGCAACAGCCTAAAAGCATAGTAGTTGTCTCAAGTGAGGACATTTGGCCAAAACAGCAGGGATATTGAATATGAACAACAACTACCTGCATCTGACTTTCCGAGGGAATATTTTTCATGCAGCGAACAACAGATCCATAACCCCCCATGTGAACACTACTTCTCTTACACGATGAAAATAGCTTAGTTACTGCCATCTCTGGACCATCTGTCTCCTATTATTAAAAATCCATATAAAAGTTAGGCACAAACTACAAAGATCAAATAAGTTCCCCCACAATGATGCTAACAATAACCAATCAAATTCAAGTTACTCAACAaacaggaaaaaaagaaatgaatcAAGGTTCCTCGTGATAATGCTAATAAAATAGAACTTAGATACTCATAACTTCACATGGTTGAACTATTGCTCGCGAGCAAATTCCAGACCAAATGAACATATATAATGATCTGTAGGTTTAGTTGCTCAAGTAACTTAGGAATTTTGGTTTCACTGTAAAAAAACTCGAAACCAGTCGTGGGTTAGTGCTAATTTGGCATGCCAATATTATCATAACACAATGTTTAATTCTTCTGATGTAAGTCATATAAATCAACAAGGATGGTAAAGGGGAACAAGGCAGACAATAGAACAGATACACAAACTAATAATACAACTATAACAGCAACAAACTAAAGCATAAGAGGAAGTACCTCGTGTGATGGGTCGGACCCAAAAGGTGAGCGCAATTTCCCATAGTGTTGACACAGTATCTTCAGCAATGAAATAAGCAACTTACAAGGATCACCTCTCTGGAAATCACTGGCTGAAGATTCGTACAAGGTAATCATCTCATCAAGCCATTTATTCACATCCTTTGATGCAGCACTTCCACCGACCAGAGGACCAGGAACAGGTTGACGGCATAAAGCGTGGAAGTAACTAAGTGCACCGCTATTAGTGATGCTTGACGGATCAACTTTATTGACAACAACCTCTGATAGATTAAGAACTGACACTGTGGCACTAGAATTCTCCttaaattgcaaaaaaaaaaaaaagtcacttcaaatatgtgatgttgctttgttataaaaaaaaaatgcatcacaaaGGGAACTATCAGGATACCTGATTTCCACTGTTAAAGTTTGTGGTCATTGAGCTGGTTTCTTTCATAACTATAAGCTTCCCTCCAAATCCAAAAACAACAAGGGCATGTGGTGGTCGTCCAGCTGATGACCTCCCATCATTAGGGGAGTGACCGAATTGCAATTGTGAAGCATTTGCACCTGGAAATTGTTGCTGAGTGAAGTTCATGGAATTCTCAGTACCCAAATAGCTGTTTGACAAGTGCCCTTGTGGGTTTGCATTTGCTTGACTCTGGCTGTGGTAAATGCTCCCCGTTGGGACAAAGCCCTGTCTATTCACGATACCATTGACATCACCATAACCCTGGTTTGTGGAAGTTTCAAATCCTATGTAATTAGACTGGTGACCTGAAGAAGGTTGGAATCCCATGTAACCAGCCTGTTGAGCTGAAGAAGGTTCAAATCCCTTGTAACTAACCTGGTGAACTGTGGAAGCTTCGGACCCCTTGAAACCAGCCTGGTGACCCGTGGAAGGCACAAACCCCTTGTAACCACTATGGTGACCCGTGGAAGGTTCAAATGCCTTGTAACCACTCTGATTACCCATGGAAGGTTCAAATGCCTTGTAACCTCCCTGAATACCCGTGGACCGTTCGAACACCTGGTGACTGGTCTGGTGACCCGTTGCAGGTTCAAACCCTTTGTAACCGGCCTGATAACCTGTTGAATGTTCGAACACCTTGTAACTGGATTGTTGACTGTCAGTTGAGTTATAACCACTCTGAAGACTTGATAAGTCTA
This genomic interval carries:
- the LOC133922870 gene encoding protein transport protein SEC16A homolog isoform X1, whose product is MASSSSFGPDEQTDADFFDKLVDDDDDNHLSTAPAPVPAKDGHDGLPEPALARAVSGLSLIDDGPGAPEPPAPATEAPPPEGGSPGSGKVGGVHTAVKQAQWASFGGDADDGVDPFADLLGGAGEDGLFGSMAGNQTLGSSVVGTVGASDRGFFGGNQSLAAEVSDQDFFAGSSNQNADGQLEQSGSGAVDSTDPKYLETMYPGWKYDEATQQWYQVDSFDTTANAAQVDHSSENVQQQQLDASYLQNSAHAALETIAEEGATTGDVSSWGQGGATEYPPNMMFYAKYPGWYFDTNTQQWHSLESYQQAVMQSGTASAVQNGANHGVVAASGGMDYNVKQTEDLAVHNQVAQHNSFTNGYPHQSQWQTDAFGNTMQSESITDSSQTSSFYGFDQHANAGTISSSTSHQVGFNTVETASNVGHKGLDLSSLQSGYNSTDSQQSSYKVFEHSTGYQAGYKGFEPATGHQTSHQVFERSTGIQGGYKAFEPSMGNQSGYKAFEPSTGHHSGYKGFVPSTGHQAGFKGSEASTVHQVSYKGFEPSSAQQAGYMGFQPSSGHQSNYIGFETSTNQGYGDVNGIVNRQGFVPTGSIYHSQSQANANPQGHLSNSYLGTENSMNFTQQQFPGANASQLQFGHSPNDGRSSAGRPPHALVVFGFGGKLIVMKETSSMTTNFNSGNQENSSATVSVLNLSEVVVNKVDPSSITNSGALSYFHALCRQPVPGPLVGGSAASKDVNKWLDEMITLYESSASDFQRGDPCKLLISLLKILCQHYGKLRSPFGSDPSHEETDGPEMAVTKLFSSCKRSSVHMGGYGSVVRCMKNIPSESQMQAVAQEVQNLLVCGRRKEALQCAQGGQLWGPAIILALQLGDKFYVDTVKKMAHSHFVSWSPLRTLCLLIAGQPADVFNVENNFKSDYGTLGASHQPMEPGPNGMLDDWEENLAIITANRTKGDDLVITHLGDCLWKEKNEAAAAHSCYLVAELNIDPYSESARLCLIGADHLKCPRTFVSPEAIQRTEVYEYAKVLGNSQYILLPFQPYKLIYAYMLAEVGRVSDSLRYCQASMKVLKASGRAPELEAWKQLFSSLEERIRTHQQGGYGTNLAPTKLVGKIFTSLDKSISRMMGTPSAPLPPLPQGSVSDRETYSAPAASKFVNSQSVMAMSSLMPSASMQSMSEIAENSGGTGRKIAHNRSVSEPDFGRTPKQGVSGSGSSRFGWLGSTLQKTMGLVSKSHRQAKLGDQNKFYYDEKLKRWVEEGAAIPAEEPPLPPPPTKSSFQNGMPDHKLNGPMSGSHAPNGVVEWKSNSSEQGLGMPPIPRSQNQFSARGRMGVRSRYVDTFNKAGASGAVPLYNKPAAPSVTPPAGAKFFVPTAAAAAADQIPHQAAEIQSETVHQDERSASPPAETSFSSPPPSTQFLAAMPSTIHRQSSMDNISTPYQGSGVSSGSDSSSFSRSRAASWSGTYSEQFSAFAGARSPDGQTTPSPLMPGKPSHSRSNSNSSVQFNGLTEDLHEVEL
- the LOC133922870 gene encoding protein transport protein SEC16A homolog isoform X2, translated to MASSSSFGPDEQTDADFFDKLVDDDDDNHLSTAPAPVPAKDGHDGLPEPALARAVSGLSLIDDGPGAPEPPAPATEAPPPEGGSPGSGKVGGVHTAVKQAQWASFGGDADDGVDPFADLLGGAGEDGLFGSMAGNQTLGSSVVGTVGASDRGFFGGNQSLAAEVSDQDFFAGSSNQNADGQLEQSGSGAVDSTDPKYLETMYPGWKYDEATQQWYQVDSFDTTANAAQVDHSSENVQQQQLDASYLQNSAHAALETIAEEGATTGDVSSWGQGGATEYPPNMMFYAKYPGWYFDTNTQQWHSLESYQQAVMQSGTASAVQNGANHGVVAASGGMDYNVKQTEDLAVHNQVAQHNSFTNGYPHQSQWQTDAFGNTMQSESITDSSQTSSFYGFDQHANAGTISSSTSHQVGFNTVETASNVGHKGLDLSSLQSGYNSTDSQQSSYKVFEHSTGYQAGYKGFEPATGHQTSHQVFERSTGIQGGYKAFEPSMGNQSGYKAFEPSTGHHSGYKGFVPSTGHQAGFKGSEASTVHQVSYKGFEPSSAQQAGYMGFQPSSGHQSNYIGFETSTNQGYGDVNGIVNRQGFVPTGSIYHSQSQANANPQGHLSNSYLGTENSMNFTQQQFPGANASQLQFGHSPNDGRSSAGRPPHALVVFGFGGKLIVMKETSSMTTNFNSGNQNSSATVSVLNLSEVVVNKVDPSSITNSGALSYFHALCRQPVPGPLVGGSAASKDVNKWLDEMITLYESSASDFQRGDPCKLLISLLKILCQHYGKLRSPFGSDPSHEETDGPEMAVTKLFSSCKRSSVHMGGYGSVVRCMKNIPSESQMQAVAQEVQNLLVCGRRKEALQCAQGGQLWGPAIILALQLGDKFYVDTVKKMAHSHFVSWSPLRTLCLLIAGQPADVFNVENNFKSDYGTLGASHQPMEPGPNGMLDDWEENLAIITANRTKGDDLVITHLGDCLWKEKNEAAAAHSCYLVAELNIDPYSESARLCLIGADHLKCPRTFVSPEAIQRTEVYEYAKVLGNSQYILLPFQPYKLIYAYMLAEVGRVSDSLRYCQASMKVLKASGRAPELEAWKQLFSSLEERIRTHQQGGYGTNLAPTKLVGKIFTSLDKSISRMMGTPSAPLPPLPQGSVSDRETYSAPAASKFVNSQSVMAMSSLMPSASMQSMSEIAENSGGTGRKIAHNRSVSEPDFGRTPKQGVSGSGSSRFGWLGSTLQKTMGLVSKSHRQAKLGDQNKFYYDEKLKRWVEEGAAIPAEEPPLPPPPTKSSFQNGMPDHKLNGPMSGSHAPNGVVEWKSNSSEQGLGMPPIPRSQNQFSARGRMGVRSRYVDTFNKAGASGAVPLYNKPAAPSVTPPAGAKFFVPTAAAAAADQIPHQAAEIQSETVHQDERSASPPAETSFSSPPPSTQFLAAMPSTIHRQSSMDNISTPYQGSGVSSGSDSSSFSRSRAASWSGTYSEQFSAFAGARSPDGQTTPSPLMPGKPSHSRSNSNSSVQFNGLTEDLHEVEL